In one window of Candidatus Binatia bacterium DNA:
- a CDS encoding LacI family DNA-binding transcriptional regulator → MGADSAAGPKRTGHRRRRSPGATIRQVAKAAGVSTATVSRVFSGAGGVRSTTRERVLNAARDARYRPNPAARSLARGSTGLLGIVVPDLTHPGEAHFVQAAMRRAQTEGFSLAVADWVHSPAEVRPLVAEMAQRTDGLLLCAPALLDRECAVLAETAAVVLARRRVRPLPTVLANERVRVLRAIEHLRELGHDRVAWVAPSNDSEVERERDTALSRPGGGPSVVALEAGGASFADGHGLTNALLRSGATAAIAFEGELAPGLLSGLRDGGIDVPGRISLVGGDDRGDRRSGLTTVVSPLDEMGAAAVDLLLMTTRGETTAPALRTVRFDPRLEIRRSTGPPP, encoded by the coding sequence ATGGGAGCCGACTCAGCCGCCGGTCCGAAACGCACCGGGCACCGCAGGCGACGGTCTCCGGGGGCCACGATTCGCCAGGTCGCCAAGGCAGCCGGTGTTTCGACCGCGACGGTCTCCCGGGTGTTCTCGGGGGCCGGCGGCGTGCGCTCGACTACGCGAGAGCGGGTACTGAACGCCGCTCGAGACGCGCGCTACCGTCCGAACCCGGCCGCCCGGAGCCTCGCCCGCGGGTCGACCGGCCTCCTCGGAATCGTCGTCCCCGATCTCACCCACCCCGGCGAGGCGCACTTCGTACAAGCGGCCATGCGCCGCGCCCAGACGGAGGGGTTCTCACTGGCCGTGGCGGACTGGGTCCACTCTCCCGCCGAAGTGCGGCCGCTCGTCGCGGAGATGGCGCAGCGGACCGACGGACTCCTCCTGTGCGCCCCCGCGCTCTTGGACCGCGAGTGCGCGGTCCTCGCGGAAACGGCGGCCGTGGTACTCGCCCGCAGACGCGTCCGACCCCTGCCGACCGTATTGGCCAACGAGCGGGTGCGGGTCCTTCGCGCCATAGAGCACCTGCGAGAACTGGGACATGACCGCGTCGCCTGGGTCGCCCCATCGAACGACTCCGAGGTTGAGCGGGAGCGGGACACGGCTCTGAGCCGGCCGGGGGGCGGCCCTTCGGTCGTCGCTCTGGAGGCCGGCGGGGCCAGCTTCGCCGATGGTCACGGGCTCACGAACGCCTTACTCAGAAGCGGAGCGACAGCCGCAATCGCCTTCGAAGGAGAGCTCGCACCAGGCCTCCTCTCGGGCCTCCGGGACGGGGGCATCGACGTACCCGGCCGGATCAGCCTCGTGGGCGGGGACGACCGGGGGGACCGACGCTCCGGGCTCACCACCGTCGTCTCACCTCTGGACGAGATGGGAGCTGCCGCGGTGGACCTCCTCCTCATGACCACCCGAGGCGAGACAACGGCTCCCGCGCTTCGCACGGTCCGGTTCGATCCCCGCCTGGAGATCCGGCGCTCGACGGGTCCGCCGCCTTAG
- a CDS encoding CPBP family glutamic-type intramembrane protease: MRIIRAVITVPIAEELAFRTYLARRVQDRQFWNGPLARFLWLTCSSPASGLR, from the coding sequence TTGCGCATCATCAGGGCCGTGATCACCGTGCCGATTGCGGAGGAGCTGGCCTTCCGAACCTATCTCGCTCGCCGGGTTCAGGATCGGCAGTTCTGGAACGGGCCTCTCGCACGCTTCTTGTGGCTTACGTGCTCGTCACCGGCGAGTGGTCTGCGATGA
- a CDS encoding glycosyltransferase family A protein, which translates to MSGQTGERVVVVVPVFERPTAVLEALDSVAAQSRPPDELVIVDDGSTDDTAERVARWLETTTGSFPTQLVRQPNRGVSAARNRGVEAAGSSDWVACLDSDDLWPREYLKAHLDVLRTRPSAVASSSDKESTDVPTGRRRRVSRSWVERDATRGIARRGPPGVSNTLLHAGHLAAVGGFPEHLRTAEDLDLMLRLSRRGPWLYVPETSATYRHRLGEARNEAPSLGHAHGDRRRTRAEVLDAFREAVSLEEPTLAREVGDLAARQWARAGRQFEAAGRSEDAIDCFDRALAERPVDLRSRWSRSRLRSRLGRGPS; encoded by the coding sequence GTGTCGGGGCAGACAGGGGAGCGCGTGGTGGTCGTCGTTCCGGTGTTCGAGCGGCCGACGGCCGTCCTCGAAGCTCTGGATTCGGTCGCGGCGCAGAGCCGGCCGCCCGACGAGCTCGTGATCGTCGACGACGGCTCGACAGACGACACTGCCGAGCGCGTGGCGAGATGGCTCGAGACGACCACGGGGTCGTTTCCGACGCAGCTCGTCCGGCAGCCCAATCGGGGTGTCTCCGCGGCGCGGAACCGTGGGGTCGAAGCCGCCGGCTCTTCGGACTGGGTGGCCTGTCTCGACTCCGACGATCTCTGGCCCCGCGAGTACCTGAAGGCCCATCTCGACGTGCTCCGGACACGCCCGTCCGCGGTCGCGTCCTCGTCGGACAAGGAGAGCACGGACGTGCCGACCGGCCGGCGGCGCCGCGTTTCTCGAAGCTGGGTAGAGCGCGATGCGACGCGTGGCATCGCGCGGCGCGGCCCCCCCGGCGTCTCGAACACGCTACTGCACGCCGGCCATCTGGCTGCAGTGGGTGGATTTCCCGAGCACCTACGAACGGCTGAGGATCTCGACCTCATGCTGCGGCTCAGCCGCCGCGGGCCTTGGCTCTACGTTCCCGAGACGAGCGCGACCTACCGCCACCGTCTCGGGGAGGCCCGGAACGAGGCGCCGTCGCTCGGCCACGCGCACGGAGACCGGCGACGCACACGCGCTGAGGTGCTCGACGCGTTCCGCGAGGCCGTATCTTTGGAGGAGCCGACGCTCGCCCGGGAGGTTGGAGATCTCGCTGCACGGCAGTGGGCCCGGGCGGGTCGCCAGTTCGAGGCGGCCGGGCGATCCGAGGACGCGATCGATTGTTTCGATCGCGCACTCGCCGAGCGGCCGGTGGACCTCCGGTCACGTTGGTCCCGATCCCGACTCCGGTCTCGCCTCGGGCGCGGGCCTTCTTAG